Proteins found in one Acidobacteriota bacterium genomic segment:
- a CDS encoding Arm DNA-binding domain-containing protein: MPGFGVRVAQSGRKSFIVRYSAADGRKRRLTLGAYPMLTLADARDKSREALAAVARGEDPRVRRRPSGGRRPSVSWRRFTSSATPR, translated from the coding sequence TTGCCCGGTTTCGGCGTCCGGGTCGCGCAGAGCGGGCGCAAGTCCTTCATCGTCCGCTACAGCGCCGCCGATGGCCGCAAGCGTCGCCTCACCCTCGGGGCCTATCCGATGCTGACCCTCGCCGATGCCCGCGACAAGTCTCGCGAGGCTCTGGCCGCCGTCGCACGGGGCGAAGACCCCAGGGTAAGAAGAAGGCCGAGCGGCGGGCGCCGACCTTCGGTGAGCTGGCGAAGGTTTACCTCGAGCGCCACGCCAAGGTGA
- a CDS encoding site-specific integrase: protein MKKRRWREDERVLRVDLLPHWKRRKAKSIGRQDVSEVLDGIVARGAPIMANRTKALISKIYNFGIGRGLVEHNPCLGVPMPAKARQRDRVLSEEEIRALWRVLDHAHPVMAATFKMRLLTAQRGVEVLAMRWEHIDGDWWTNPAEVAKNGLTHRVPLAPQVQSLLDELRPVTGGSVWVFASPRRKGAHITAVQKAAERIAKRAEVDFVPHDLRRTAASFMTSMGISRLVVSKILNHVESGITAVYDRQSYDAEKRQALVRWAGKMDEILGASRSTSNVIQIA, encoded by the coding sequence GTGAAAAAGCGCCGCTGGCGGGAGGACGAGCGGGTGCTCCGGGTCGACCTTTTGCCGCACTGGAAGCGCCGCAAGGCCAAAAGCATCGGCCGGCAAGACGTCAGCGAGGTGCTCGACGGCATCGTCGCCCGTGGAGCGCCGATCATGGCGAACCGCACAAAGGCGCTGATCTCGAAGATCTACAACTTCGGCATCGGCCGCGGCCTGGTCGAGCACAATCCCTGCCTCGGCGTGCCGATGCCAGCCAAGGCTCGGCAGCGCGACCGGGTGCTGTCCGAAGAAGAGATCCGAGCCCTGTGGCGCGTGCTCGACCACGCCCACCCGGTGATGGCCGCCACCTTCAAGATGCGGCTGCTCACCGCTCAGCGCGGCGTCGAGGTGCTCGCCATGCGCTGGGAGCACATCGACGGCGACTGGTGGACGAATCCCGCCGAGGTGGCCAAGAACGGCCTGACCCACCGCGTGCCACTGGCGCCGCAGGTCCAGTCGCTGCTCGACGAGCTACGGCCGGTCACCGGCGGGTCCGTGTGGGTCTTTGCGAGCCCGCGCCGCAAGGGTGCCCACATCACCGCCGTCCAGAAGGCGGCCGAGCGAATCGCGAAGCGGGCCGAGGTCGACTTCGTACCCCACGACCTGCGCCGGACGGCGGCGAGCTTCATGACCTCGATGGGCATCTCTCGGCTGGTGGTGTCGAAGATCCTCAACCACGTCGAGAGCGGCATCACCGCGGTCTACGACCGGCAGAGCTACGACGCCGAGAAGCGTCAGGCCCTGGTCCGATGGGCGGGTAAAATGGACGAGATCCTGGGCGCGAGTCGGAGCACGAGCAATGTGATCCAAATCGCTTGA
- a CDS encoding Fic family protein yields MSTFSPIFTITNAITRGLTSIERARGFLEAASLSEEWLRRMSQRALLLEAHHTTHIEGTELTIEQAERLWTGQEVEQAQEDDVRELLNYREAFNLVSDYLDSGEPVTEGLIREIHKRLVDGVRGGEGGPGAYRTVQNYVISSRTREVIYTPPPPEAVAPAMGDLVTWLREEDAIHPVLVAGIAQFQLVHIHPFVDGNGRTSRLLSTLCLYRAGYDFKRLFTISEFYDRDRTAFYQALQSVRDHGMDLTSWLGYFVEGLATQLAEVKARGEVAIRTDVIAAEQGLNPRQAAALDHVLAHHRLTVGDFEGLFPKVSRRSLQRDLKALLAQGILKEVATGPTDPNRHYVLGKL; encoded by the coding sequence ATGAGCACCTTCTCCCCGATCTTCACGATCACCAATGCCATCACGCGAGGGCTGACGTCCATCGAGCGCGCACGGGGCTTTCTGGAAGCGGCATCGCTATCTGAAGAGTGGCTTCGCCGCATGAGCCAGCGGGCGCTGCTGCTCGAAGCCCACCATACGACGCACATCGAAGGAACTGAGCTGACCATCGAACAAGCCGAGCGCCTGTGGACAGGGCAAGAGGTCGAGCAAGCTCAAGAAGACGATGTCCGAGAGCTGTTGAACTACCGCGAGGCCTTCAACCTGGTCTCGGACTACCTCGACAGCGGAGAGCCGGTCACCGAGGGGCTGATCCGGGAGATCCACAAGCGGCTGGTGGACGGTGTGCGAGGCGGCGAAGGAGGACCCGGCGCCTATCGCACGGTTCAGAACTACGTGATCAGCAGCCGAACGCGTGAGGTGATCTACACGCCACCGCCGCCCGAGGCGGTCGCACCGGCCATGGGAGACCTGGTGACGTGGCTGCGCGAAGAGGACGCGATTCACCCGGTCTTGGTCGCGGGCATCGCCCAGTTTCAGCTCGTGCACATTCACCCCTTCGTCGACGGCAACGGACGTACCTCCCGCCTGCTCTCAACCCTTTGTCTGTACCGCGCAGGCTACGACTTCAAGCGTCTATTCACGATCAGCGAGTTCTACGATCGCGACCGAACCGCCTTCTACCAAGCGCTCCAAAGCGTGCGCGACCATGGGATGGACCTGACCAGCTGGCTCGGGTACTTCGTCGAAGGACTCGCGACACAGCTGGCAGAGGTCAAGGCTCGAGGAGAGGTCGCGATCCGGACAGACGTCATCGCCGCCGAGCAGGGGCTCAATCCCCGCCAGGCAGCTGCCCTCGACCATGTCCTTGCGCACCATAGGCTCACAGTCGGCGATTTCGAGGGGCTCTTTCCCAAGGTCAGCCGCCGAAGCTTGCAGCGTGACCTGAAAGCGCTCCTCGCCCAGGGAATCCTGAAAGAGGTGGCAACGGGTCCGACCGACCCCAATCGTCACTACGTGCTCGGGAAGCTATGA
- a CDS encoding tyrosine-type recombinase/integrase, with the protein MGQAPWQPLLWIAFSHAESPGDISRQAIEDWIFFGRSERSWSPKTIRNRLQALGLFFDWMVREGLLRSNPVAEIPKPKLPVRIPRHLTQEEAFQLLDWTKNFPFGYLFERSRAAAIIATFIYTGIRAEELRMLKMSAIDLANRTLFVASGKGNKDRIIPITRSLALFLEEYLRDRRRMRRSCPYFFTAMRQDSQMGPLVVKRLVDRLRERSGIYFYPHMLRHTFATLMLEGGCDLFSLSKMMGHSDIKTTTIYLSATTGHLREQIRKHPLDA; encoded by the coding sequence GTGGGACAAGCACCGTGGCAGCCTCTGCTCTGGATCGCTTTCTCGCACGCCGAATCACCCGGGGACATCTCCAGGCAGGCGATCGAGGACTGGATCTTCTTCGGAAGGAGCGAAAGGAGCTGGTCGCCAAAGACGATCCGGAATCGCTTGCAGGCGCTTGGGTTGTTCTTCGACTGGATGGTTCGGGAAGGGCTTCTTCGGAGCAATCCAGTAGCAGAGATCCCAAAGCCGAAGCTGCCCGTGAGAATCCCGCGGCACCTCACTCAGGAAGAGGCGTTTCAGCTCCTGGACTGGACGAAGAACTTCCCATTCGGCTATCTGTTCGAAAGGTCTCGTGCCGCCGCCATCATCGCGACCTTCATCTACACGGGAATCCGTGCTGAAGAGCTGAGGATGCTCAAGATGTCAGCCATTGACCTCGCCAACAGGACGCTCTTCGTAGCTTCTGGGAAGGGCAACAAGGACCGCATCATTCCGATCACCCGTTCGTTGGCGCTCTTCTTGGAAGAGTATCTGAGGGACCGGAGACGGATGCGAAGATCTTGCCCGTACTTCTTCACAGCGATGAGGCAGGATAGCCAGATGGGGCCTCTGGTGGTCAAGCGTCTGGTCGATCGCCTCAGGGAAAGGAGCGGGATCTACTTCTACCCACACATGCTCCGCCACACCTTCGCGACGCTGATGCTAGAAGGTGGCTGCGACCTCTTCAGCCTGTCGAAGATGATGGGTCACTCCGACATCAAGACGACAACGATCTACCTGTCGGCGACGACAGGCCACTTGCGGGAACAGATCAGGAAGCACCCGCTGGATGCCTAA
- a CDS encoding DUF1883 domain-containing protein codes for MSFLHYTVQTGPGDVVQVSLDKQANVLLLDQCAFQNFKSGRRYQYRGGLAKQSPVCLRAPYLGTWKVVVNLGGYPGTVRASCRVVRAA; via the coding sequence ATGAGCTTTCTCCACTACACGGTCCAGACAGGCCCCGGGGATGTAGTCCAGGTCTCGCTGGACAAGCAGGCCAATGTCCTGCTGCTAGACCAATGCGCCTTCCAGAACTTCAAGAGCGGTCGGCGCTATCAGTATAGGGGCGGGCTCGCGAAGCAGAGTCCAGTGTGCCTTCGTGCGCCCTATCTAGGGACCTGGAAGGTCGTCGTCAACCTGGGCGGGTATCCCGGCACCGTTCGCGCGAGTTGCCGAGTTGTCCGAGCCGCCTGA
- a CDS encoding glycine-rich domain-containing protein-like, with protein sequence MEIARSETALADRVGCGIQLNLRDLDHLDFEMIKLKLQDVEEGQGWSSARCDEVEKSYKRFLALKRAYPDKDIVPNRDVDIFWHQHILDTERYAEDCQVIFGKFLHHYPYFGMQGDDDYLRLCAAFDETADLYSLHFSESWGGAANNRAKCRTKCKPMRCK encoded by the coding sequence ATGGAAATCGCTCGGTCTGAAACAGCACTAGCTGACCGCGTTGGTTGTGGCATCCAACTGAACCTAAGGGATCTGGACCATCTTGATTTCGAGATGATCAAGCTGAAGCTGCAAGACGTCGAGGAGGGCCAGGGCTGGTCTTCAGCGAGATGCGATGAGGTCGAAAAGAGCTACAAGCGATTCCTCGCGCTCAAGCGAGCCTACCCAGACAAGGACATTGTCCCCAATCGCGATGTGGATATCTTTTGGCACCAGCACATCCTAGACACGGAAAGGTACGCTGAGGACTGCCAGGTGATCTTTGGTAAATTTCTGCACCATTACCCGTACTTCGGCATGCAGGGCGACGACGATTACTTGAGACTCTGCGCGGCCTTCGATGAGACAGCCGATCTGTATTCCCTGCACTTTTCAGAGTCTTGGGGCGGTGCGGCCAACAACAGGGCCAAGTGCCGTACGAAATGCAAGCCGATGCGGTGCAAGTAA
- a CDS encoding transposase: MCYLLKHWKGLTMFPDSARIPLDKSAAERALHGPVIGRKNFSGKRPRRGAKVAVIL, translated from the coding sequence TTGTGCTACCTGCTCAAGCACTGGAAAGGGCTGACGATGTTCCCCGACAGCGCACGCATCCCGCTCGACAAAAGCGCAGCTGAGCGGGCCCTGCACGGCCCGGTCATCGGGCGCAAGAACTTCTCCGGCAAGCGCCCGCGCCGCGGCGCCAAAGTCGCCGTCATCCTTTAG
- a CDS encoding response regulator, whose amino-acid sequence MGYEALVIEDDHVVADVLRMRLQHDGHRVTVAPTQREAYHLLDQQQFDFALLDLRLPTHDGDMYPHTQVGFDTLAHIRDRFAPNQLPVIVMTAYEESSQTAVRALTSGANDYITKPFQDSPVPLDDKLAAITRAIGESSTHESTTGKHQILFTNGTVLISGIEVGPPRFAKLLWLLASRTLMSSRGIADDDTRRMTGKEIAKTVSVQEATVRKQVSEFRKWIAREYESRGLGAVEQHEIIRNTRDWKGYDLNFETCYVVRR is encoded by the coding sequence ATGGGATATGAAGCCCTCGTCATCGAAGACGATCATGTTGTGGCTGACGTTCTCCGCATGAGGCTTCAGCACGATGGCCACCGGGTAACCGTCGCTCCTACGCAACGAGAGGCTTACCACCTTCTAGACCAGCAGCAATTCGACTTCGCCCTGCTAGATCTCCGATTGCCGACGCACGATGGCGATATGTATCCGCACACACAAGTCGGATTTGACACGCTTGCTCATATCCGAGATCGGTTCGCCCCCAACCAGCTTCCGGTGATTGTGATGACAGCCTACGAGGAGTCATCACAAACCGCAGTTAGAGCGCTGACTTCCGGAGCGAATGACTACATCACAAAGCCGTTTCAAGACAGTCCTGTCCCTCTTGACGACAAGCTCGCCGCGATAACTCGCGCTATAGGCGAATCGAGTACCCACGAAAGCACTACAGGGAAGCACCAGATTCTCTTCACGAATGGAACTGTGCTCATCAGCGGCATTGAAGTTGGGCCTCCTCGCTTCGCGAAGCTCTTGTGGCTTTTGGCCAGCCGGACACTAATGTCCTCCCGCGGCATAGCTGACGACGACACGCGACGAATGACAGGAAAGGAGATCGCGAAGACAGTTAGCGTGCAAGAAGCTACAGTACGGAAGCAGGTGTCTGAGTTCCGGAAGTGGATTGCCAGAGAGTATGAGAGTCGAGGCCTAGGAGCGGTTGAGCAACACGAGATCATCCGTAACACCAGAGACTGGAAGGGCTACGATCTGAACTTCGAGACCTGCTATGTTGTCAGAAGGTAG
- a CDS encoding HAMP domain-containing sensor histidine kinase: MATDGNERQGHSAILEKIAAKTASESWQERLSAIEYLRGLLQDLPTEHTVERIIDGLAKLAVDAKWEVRRAVVPVLVEARRPAANSLVEQLARDRNRWVRQAAERGRRKLARITSSAEKSDRQARFAFETIKSLEGETSERIYEAAIRVGERHYEELAGDTAHELNTYRTAVEGLILELKRRVGSYSGGAPEILEIVDKIEDRSRYLKTLVSSLLEYSRNVELVFQVESFHSLAAEALCLAQEKAEAYLDGAEVEVVLDVPDDIKIEASKDRLVRALVNVFSNAFESLSERTSGARLEVNAMKDPPDHLLLSVADTGTGMDPLQLESATKRFRSLKKRRGGIGLGLPLALKIIEREHQGQLAIESELGIGTTVTIRLPFKRGECNHGI; the protein is encoded by the coding sequence ATGGCTACTGATGGAAACGAACGACAGGGGCATAGCGCAATCCTCGAGAAGATCGCGGCAAAGACCGCCTCCGAGTCCTGGCAAGAGAGGTTGTCTGCGATCGAGTATCTTCGCGGGCTGCTTCAAGACCTTCCAACAGAGCATACCGTTGAGCGCATTATCGATGGCCTGGCAAAGCTCGCAGTAGACGCCAAGTGGGAGGTCAGGAGAGCTGTGGTTCCGGTACTGGTCGAGGCAAGACGTCCTGCGGCCAACAGCCTAGTTGAGCAGCTTGCTAGAGATCGCAACAGGTGGGTCCGCCAGGCAGCTGAGCGAGGTAGGCGAAAGCTAGCAAGAATCACGAGTTCGGCGGAGAAGTCGGATCGCCAGGCACGTTTCGCGTTCGAGACCATTAAGAGCCTGGAGGGCGAGACATCCGAAAGGATCTACGAGGCGGCGATCCGCGTTGGCGAGAGGCACTACGAGGAGCTTGCAGGAGACACCGCCCACGAACTGAACACCTACCGTACGGCGGTGGAAGGCTTGATTCTGGAGCTCAAACGCAGAGTGGGTAGCTACAGTGGTGGCGCCCCGGAGATCCTCGAAATCGTTGATAAGATTGAAGACCGGTCGCGCTATCTCAAGACGCTCGTCAGCAGCCTTCTTGAATACTCGCGTAACGTTGAGCTAGTTTTTCAGGTGGAGTCTTTCCACTCCTTAGCTGCTGAGGCACTATGCTTGGCGCAGGAGAAGGCCGAAGCGTACCTGGACGGAGCAGAGGTAGAAGTCGTTCTTGACGTCCCAGATGACATCAAGATCGAGGCCAGCAAGGACCGTCTTGTTCGAGCACTGGTTAATGTCTTCTCTAACGCATTCGAGTCGTTGTCTGAGAGAACTTCAGGCGCACGGCTCGAAGTCAACGCAATGAAGGATCCGCCAGACCATCTGTTGCTTTCAGTTGCTGATACGGGAACAGGAATGGATCCACTTCAGCTGGAAAGCGCAACCAAGAGATTCAGGTCGCTCAAGAAGAGGCGAGGGGGAATAGGTTTGGGTCTACCCTTAGCCCTAAAGATCATCGAGCGCGAGCATCAAGGACAATTAGCGATCGAAAGCGAACTAGGAATAGGGACGACAGTGACGATTAGGCTACCTTTCAAGCGAGGAGAGTGCAACCATGGGATATGA
- a CDS encoding AAA family ATPase — MIGIEPTSNAFHRIRSIRVKGGFLDGLDVEFKDGLNCLIGGRGAGKTTVLEVLRWTLDHMPDQTDSSAHYRRVDKLITANLQGGQVELEVETRDDIRYRVRKDADGTSLVMNSAGDPVGIEIGRGTIFSADFYSQNQVEEIANDPLFQLKLIDKFVEEKISEITRQIQRLESELRENAEKILKLRGDITGLREKLSALPEVSEKLKAHKIEAGDEEGKVLRQASQGKALRDQETRALNRLDEILSDETERLSRGLTDLPASISELIHERILSGPNGTRLQRIKDILTDSAKELILKVQEASRLLEGMREELQKESDNLSALHIKQEKAYQDLLDEREKEKDKLKERDQLLRREAELEEEQKRLEERQAVLQQTELARATLLHRLSDLKDDRFEERLTVAQSLSEQLSPAIRVQIEQYGNTDSYRSLLLEAMKGSGFKYTQVVDRVVQRIPPHEFASIVQRGDSQTLSDHLEIDTDRANRLILQIKDTTTVFEVETVDLHDRPTIELKDGPDYKDSTVLSTGQKCTTILPILLLESASPLLIDQPEDNLDNAFIYETIVKSIRGVSGRRQLIFVTHNPNVPVLGDAQRVVVLQSTGRRASVKAAGTVDEVKDEIETILEGGREAFQKRKERYGY, encoded by the coding sequence ATGATCGGGATTGAGCCTACTTCGAATGCCTTCCATCGGATACGTAGCATACGAGTCAAGGGAGGCTTCCTCGATGGGTTAGACGTCGAGTTCAAGGATGGTTTGAACTGCCTAATCGGAGGAAGAGGTGCGGGAAAGACAACAGTGCTCGAAGTCCTGCGCTGGACGCTCGATCACATGCCGGATCAGACAGATTCTTCCGCCCACTATCGTAGAGTCGACAAGCTCATCACCGCCAACCTCCAGGGCGGACAGGTCGAGCTAGAGGTCGAGACCCGCGACGACATCCGCTATAGAGTTCGGAAAGATGCCGATGGGACTTCGCTAGTCATGAACTCTGCCGGCGACCCGGTAGGAATCGAGATAGGGAGGGGCACGATCTTCTCAGCCGATTTCTATAGCCAGAACCAGGTCGAGGAAATCGCAAACGATCCACTCTTTCAGCTAAAGCTCATCGATAAGTTCGTCGAAGAGAAAATCAGTGAGATCACTAGGCAGATTCAACGACTTGAATCGGAACTACGAGAGAACGCAGAGAAGATCCTCAAGCTTCGAGGCGACATCACAGGCCTTAGAGAGAAATTATCCGCTCTGCCTGAAGTCTCGGAAAAACTCAAAGCTCACAAGATTGAAGCGGGCGATGAAGAAGGAAAAGTCCTCCGTCAAGCGAGTCAAGGCAAGGCCCTTCGAGATCAGGAGACACGCGCTCTCAACCGGCTTGACGAGATTCTGTCGGACGAGACTGAAAGGCTCAGCAGAGGCCTCACCGATTTGCCCGCGTCCATAAGTGAGCTGATACACGAACGCATACTTAGCGGACCGAATGGCACGCGGCTTCAGCGGATAAAAGACATACTCACCGATAGCGCCAAGGAGCTTATCCTAAAGGTCCAAGAGGCGTCTCGCCTACTCGAGGGCATGCGTGAAGAACTCCAGAAAGAGTCTGACAATCTATCGGCCTTGCACATCAAGCAGGAGAAAGCCTACCAAGATCTCCTAGACGAACGCGAGAAGGAGAAAGACAAGCTAAAGGAACGCGATCAGCTTCTTCGTCGCGAAGCCGAGCTCGAGGAAGAACAGAAGCGGCTTGAAGAGCGCCAGGCTGTATTGCAGCAGACGGAATTGGCCCGAGCGACACTACTCCACCGGCTGTCAGACTTGAAAGATGATCGATTCGAAGAACGCTTGACTGTGGCACAGTCGCTTTCTGAACAGCTCTCTCCAGCTATCCGCGTCCAGATTGAGCAGTATGGAAATACCGACTCCTACCGGAGTCTGTTGCTGGAAGCTATGAAGGGTTCGGGATTCAAGTACACTCAGGTTGTTGATCGAGTAGTTCAGAGGATTCCGCCGCATGAGTTCGCGAGTATCGTCCAACGGGGCGACTCCCAGACCTTGTCAGACCATCTGGAGATCGACACCGATCGAGCGAACCGCCTTATCCTTCAGATCAAGGATACAACTACTGTGTTCGAGGTAGAAACTGTCGACCTTCACGACCGCCCTACTATCGAACTCAAGGATGGTCCGGACTACAAGGACTCAACCGTGCTTTCCACGGGCCAGAAATGCACCACGATACTGCCAATACTATTGCTGGAGAGCGCCAGCCCGCTCTTGATCGACCAGCCAGAGGACAACCTAGACAATGCCTTCATCTACGAAACTATCGTCAAGAGTATCCGGGGTGTCAGCGGCCGCCGCCAGCTAATATTCGTGACCCACAATCCCAACGTACCTGTCCTGGGCGATGCCCAGCGAGTGGTTGTCTTGCAGTCCACAGGCCGGAGGGCCTCAGTTAAGGCAGCAGGAACGGTAGATGAGGTGAAGGACGAGATCGAGACGATTCTTGAGGGAGGGAGAGAAGCGTTTCAGAAGCGGAAAGAGCGGTATGGCTACTGA